In Candidatus Thiodictyon syntrophicum, the sequence GCGGCCCCGGGGTCGGGCTCCGGCGCGGCCTGGGCAGCGCCGAGCGCGAGTGAGATGCACAGGGCGAGCAGAGTCGGTTGGCGAGTCATCGCGGGCTCCCTTCGGTTGCGCCGATACGCGGCTCCCCGGGATAGGAATCCAGGAAGACCACGACCGGACGATAGTTCTTGAACTCGACGCGCAGGGCATAGGTGCGTGAGGTGTTGACCGGCTTGGCGGCCGGTCCGCTGGTGACGTGGGTGCCGGTGATATAGATCGTGCCGCTCGCCGGATCGCGACTGATGGCCCGGGGCTCGAAGGCCAGACTGACCTTTTCCCGGCGAATCTCGGCGACCTGGGCGTCCAGGACCCGCAGCACGTCGACCCGCAGGGCGGGTGACAGCAGGGGTTCCAGGGCCTTGATCAGGAACTCGGCGTTGCTGGGGGTGACGTTTCCGAGCAACTCGGCGACGAAGAGGGCCCAGGCTTCCCGGACCTCCTGACTGGCCGAGGAGCGGGCCACCGAGACTTCCGCTTCCAGGACCGGCGGCACCAACACCACGGTGCGATCGGTCTGGTTGATCGTTACCGCCAACACGCAGTTGACGCCGATCAGCAGCAGGATGATGATCCGATTGACCCGATTCTCCAGCGTCAACCCGGCCCAGGTAGCGAGAAATCGCTGAAGGTTCATGGTAGCCACCGCCGACAGAACGGATTGGGGGTGGTACGCCCACGCAGCGGCAGCAGGCCGTACCAATAGAGGAAGTGCAGGGCGTGCCCGTCGGGGCGCCGCTCGCGGTACTTGGAATACAGGCGCACCAGGAGGACGCCCAGGATGATCAGTTTGAACATCGTGCTGGGACTGCCGGTGAAGATCCCGATGACCAGACACAGCACGATCGGGACGAGATCATCAACGCGCCACAGCAGGATCAGCGGTGGATCGTCGATGTACTTGGGGATTTCGGTTGGGTCAGCCATGGGCGCAGTGTGCTGCCCAGCAGGCGGGGACCGTGAGAGCCGAAAGTTCCGATTCTTGGGGGGAATGCGGGAAACGCCGTCGGCCCAAGACCGGGAACGCCCGCACCGAGCGCTCGCGTCGGTTCAGGGTACACGCCGAGACGCACCCGTAAGAACTAAGTCTTACTCTGACGCGCGTGTTTTCCCACCGTTCCCATTGGCCGTGCTTTCACTTCACCTTGAGCAGGCTCCAAACGAAATCCAATCCGCTGCCGACGTAATCGCCGTCGCCAAGCTCGATGACAAAAGTGATGCTCGGAGCTTCTGCCGCCGGTGGTGTTGATGGGACCCAAGCTGCCAAAGCCTGCAGCGTCTGAGACGGGACTTTCAGTTTCTTCCAACGCCATTCGCCCCTGACCCGACCATCTATCCATCCGCCTGCCAGTCGGCTGACTGGCTCCGATATCCATTTGACCCGGAAACTCAGATCGCCCGCATCGGTATCAGATGCTTCATTCGGTTCAGGTATGAGTATTACCAGGGCGTAAGGAATCTCGCGCCTAGCGCAGAATTGGGCCTTGCAGATCTCCCCAAAGCTCCAATAAATGCTTTTCTTCGTCATCAACTTGACCTCGATGTGAAGAATCTCCAGTCCGGCCGCAAAGATTACTAAATCCGTCTCGCCGAAATCGTCTCGGTGATGCAGCTTGATCTCGAAAGCCCCCCCGATTAGCTCGTCTAAGCGAGCGTGAAGCCAAGCCTCTGCTTTCTGACCCTGCTGCTGCGGTTCTTGTCCGCGATGCCGAGAAGGCGATGGAGCTTGCGGCGCATCGCAAACCGCTGGTATAGGTACTGGCGTTGCGTCTGTTTCAGGGTCAGCCACTGGGGCCGTCCGTGGCGTTTGGGTCGGTGAGCTTCGGTGGGTTGCCGTCCACGATGTCGGTTGGTGGTGTAGCTCACTCGATGCTTTCGGCAGCGTCGTCGGGAGATGCTCGTCGCGGTCGATTGCGGGTCGCGATGGGGCCTTCGGCGGCTGCGCGTCCACCGGAGTTTCGGTGTTCGCATCCGCCCTCAGTTCAAGATTAGTGACAGTGACAACTTGGGGAAGCGGGGGTTGACTGGGCAACGGCTCCGCTTCGGGCGAAATCGGGCCTTCCTGATCCCATCGTTGCAATTCGTCGGGCGCAATGCCTTTGATCCGAAGGAATTCTATGCCAGCTTCCGGCGACTTCGCTGCTTCCACTGCCTGTAAGAGCCTGACGATCCCGTCTTCGACTAGCTTGTCGAGTTTCGACTTTTGGTTGAGTCCTTCTGCCACATGATCCCACAGCCCAGCTCCCTCCCCGGCACCGACATGCAGGATGTCGCCCACCCAGAGAAACGGCTGATCGATGCATCCCAAGGTCCCGCCCACTGTCAGGGCGACGTTAACCTGAAGCGGGCGGTGTGCTCGAATCTCCCGCGGCCATCCATCCCGAAGCCGCGCAGCCGCAGTCGGCCCCCCGGCGTGGTCAAACCAGGCGAGGACCAGCGAACGGACGCACTCGCACCACCGCAACCGTTCTTGGGCCGACCCGCAAGGTCGATGCTCAGCAACGTCAAGCCGCACCAAGGCACTGACTGCACGATCCTCACGCCCGAACATCTGCAATAATCGTCGCCCGTCCCTGACGCTGGCGAGCAATAGTCTGTGACCCGCCATCAAGAGCGCGGACCTGAATCCCTCAAAGCGAGGCTCATCGAGAATCGTCAGCTCGGATAGTGGAGAAAACACCAAGGTTTCGTCCGCGGCCACGCAAGGCAGCCGAGTATCGCGTGACCAACCATCGGCCTTGGCTTCCAACCGACTCAGGGCGCCCAAGAAACCATGAAGTTCATTGATCGGCGGCTCCCCAAACGGCCAACCAGCCAGCATGGAAAGCCAACCGCGCCACTGGTCAAGCGAGTAATCGTTCACACTGGCTCTTGCGCCGAAATCCAGCGCGAATGCCTCTAAGTCGCGCGTATCACTGGGATCACAGCCGGCAAGGCTAGGCCGGGGAAGCCATTTCAGCCAAGCACCGTGACTGCCGCTGCCGATTAGGAGGTCGCACAGGGCTGCGCTGCCATCCGGGAAGAGCGGCGATGGCTCCACCGAAAACAGCCGCGAGTTCTTGATCTGCCAGGCGATGAAACTATCCGCCGGTGTCGACTCGAATTGATTGATCTTCTTGATCTTCGCGCCATTCGGCCCGCGCCGACCAACGATAATCTTTCGTCGGGAAAGATGCGCCTTCAACTCCCAAAGCTCGCGTAGCGCTCTTAACCCAGCGGCGATCCCCTCAAGCCCGCCGATGAACTCTTCAAGCCCCTCGATGGCCCAAGCGTCGACCAAAGGCCAGCGCCCAACGGTGCCAGTTGCGACGCCTTGATTGCTTTTCTGAAGCGCCAGGCGACCGACCGTACTCCAGTAGCTGGGCCACCCAGCCAATCCCGAAAACTCGTTAGGCGGCGCATCAAGCGAAGCATAATCTTTCGGCCAGGTCCCATAGTCGTTGCTGTCATCAAGGTGCCTACGCCATTTCGGGGTCCAAGATACCCCAATGAACCGCAGCACGGGAGCAATGTTTTTGCCATACGGTAGCTGTTCCGGAGGGCCGAGGAGAAAGCGCTGACTATCCGAGCGGGCCACAAAGTTCTCGGCCCAAGGGTTATCCCAATCGGCACCTGCATAGACCCTATCTGCCGGCTGCCAACCATCGTGTCGGGTCGGCACCCAAATATGTTGGCCAAGCTGCTTCCGCAGTAGACTCTCGTGAACGTCGCTTGTCTCGTTGGCTTCACAGCCGAGCGAATGCAGGGCAAGCAACAGCTCGTTGCCTCGCTCAAGCCACCAATGTGAGTTTTCTTCCACTGCAGGAATAACTGCGTGCTTCAGCAGTTCATCGCGCCCATGCCCATGCAACTGACCCAGTCGAACGTCACGGGAAACCTGCGTATCCCAGAGCTTTCTCTTCTTAAGAGACGCTTGAAAGTCTGTTTCGAGCCAGTCGGCGCGGATAAAATTCGGCAGCGTTGGTTTATCTGCTCGCGGTTCAAAGAATGCACCACTATCGAGCCCCGAATCGGCCAAAGCACGATACGCTCCGTCAGCAACGCGCCAGATGGTCAACCGATGAGCGAGATTAATGAAGGACTTCTTCTCGCGCTCTACATCCTTCCATTCGTAGCGAGGCCAACAAATTTCCTGGTAGGTTTGCGCGAGAGTATCATGGGCGTTGCCCGCAATCTCGGGCGAGGTCGGCTGCCATCCCAGCAATGCCCTGATGTGCTCTCGCGGCGTCAGAGTGCTTGCGCCCAGATCGCACAAAATCGTGCTCGTGTCGCCGTTACACCAGTGCGGATGCGGCAACCCTGTTATCTCTGCCGCCAACGGGTTCGTCTCAAGCAGATTGCCGAGCCCGTGGTGCCATAGCTTCAGGTCTCGCGGAGCCGTTACCGACCCGGCAATCGTGCGGACAAATGCCGTCGACTTGACCTCATGGACAAGCCGCTGTTGCAGTTCTGCTTCGACAACATTACTCTCTCCACTGGAGTTGCTGGGACGCGGCGCAAGATAATACAGAGCGCCTGGACCGTACTGGGAGACCAGGCCGGGTATTAGTCTCTCCCGCAGCAGTTCGGACAACGCATTGATTAGTGTGCGCTGGTAGCTCAGATCGTCCTCGGCGAGGCGGCTGCGATCGGCTTTGAGCAGGAAGGTCCCATGCACGGCGATGGCCGGGAATGGTGAAAGACAATCGGTCGCAAAAAAGTTGGCAACCCGTGCGGCGCTTTCAGCGTCGTCGCCATCGACCTGATAGGCGAACCCAATCTCGGCGAGCCCGACCTCGTCAGACTTGGTGGGCCTCACTGAATCCGGCAGCAGGCGTCGAATCACCTGATAATGGGCGACCGGATGGCCGTCTTTGTTGATGTACAACTGATAACACCGAGTATTATCCGAGCTGCTCCGGTGCTCGCGGCGATCAAGCCGCCAATCGGTCAGAAGTCCGTCGAGGCTAACCTTGATTCGGCTCAGTTTGTCCAAGAAGAGCCATTGCCGGGGATCAATGTTCGCCAGTGCCTCTTGGACCTCCGTGAGCTTAAGCTTATCCGGCAGCAGCCTGAAGCGAAAGATCGTGGACCAACCTTCGGACACCAATACTTGAATCTGTGCATCCGACTGCGTATCCGGCTCTGGCGACAACGGGACCTGGAGCAGAGGCATGCGGTCATCGGGCCAAGGACCATCCTCTTCGATCTTGTCAACACCCGCTTTGCCGATCTTCTGGCGGATCTTTGTCGCGGCCTCTGTTCGATCGAAACGGGCGGCAATCCGTCCCGAGAAAAGCTCGATTCGGTCGGTCCAGTTCAATACCGACTTGAAGCCGGTACCTTTGCTGCCGATCATGCGCCGTGGGCGCTCGCGGTCCATGTGCGCCTGCTTTCCACTGTAGTTCAGCGTACACAGGGCACGGAATCCGCGATCAGTGAACGGCGCGCCCTCGTTCGCGACGATCAGCTCTCGGTCAACAAGCCGGATGAAAAAGCCGCCCTGCCGCTCGCCGTCGGAGAGTGCATCTTCCACATTTTGCAAGAGCTCAAGAATCGTGCGCTTTGCGTATTCGCGGCGTTCCTCGTTCTCGCGATTGCCATCGCTGCAAATCTGGATCGGCTTCGCCCGATAGGCGTTGAGTGTTTCCTCGCGCGTCTCGGTGACGACGTCTGGGGGACTGGGCTGGTCGGGACTCATGGTTGCTGGAACCGAGTCACGCCAGACCGCGGTCGGCCGGGGCTGGTGCCTGCCATGCTCAACCTGCGGGGTCCTGGGACTTGGCCGATGCCGGCAGCCGCAACAACCGTTCGCTGCGCCAGACACGAACGATGCGCACCCGCAACGGGTCCCGGCGATAGACAATCCGGAAGGGCGGATGGATCAGCTCGCGCAGAAAGGCTTGGTCAAACTCCGGAACGACCCGCCCGATGTCGGGGTGGTCGGCGAGAACCTCCACGCGTTCGAATATCTCGGCGACGAGCCGGTCGCCGACCTCCGGTACCCCTTCTTCGGCGTACCATTCCTGGATACCTGCCAAGTCGCTGAGGGCGGACTCGGCGAAGCTGACCCTAGCGACGCTCATGCCCCTAGGCCAAGCCGAATCTGGCCTTGGCCTCGGCGAGGGAGACCTCGCGGCCAGCGTCCAAATCGGCCAATCCCACGACCACCGCGCGCATGAAGGCGCGCTCCTCCGCGGCGTGCTCGTAATCGGCCACGGACTGCATAACGGCGACCCCGCGCCCTCTGCTGGTAAGCAGCACGGGCCGATGGGCCTCGGCAGCATGTTTGACCACTCGACCAGGATTGACCTTGAGGTCCGTTAACGGGACTACGTCTTCGGAGAATTTCACGCTCATGGGCGCCTGCCTCTGGGCTTGCTTGGTGCGGACAGTAGCACCTGTTAAGTGGTCTGCCAACATCGCTGACAACGGGAAGCGAGCCAAAGGAAGAAATTCTTAAGGGGACCGCAGTGATAGCCGCTTCCTCGGGGGTCTCACGCCAGATCCGAGACCTTGACCGTTGCGCGTGACGCCGGGACATACATGCGTGGAGTCCGGTATGGGGTGACTTGCGGTCTCTGACCGAGAAACCGCGGACGGCGGCTCCGGGTCGTGAGTGGTCTTCCGCCTGAGGGCCGCTGAATTGATCCGGTCCTGACGGGCCACCGTCCCGGCGCCACTCGTGATCCTCAGCGAACCGAGCACCGAAGCACCTCACCAACATCCGCAGCACCAGGTATGCCGGTGACTTACAAACGCTTCTGGCTGTTTGCAAGCACAAGCCCCAAAAGCACGGCGACGACGACCACCCCGACCGGCACGCCCGTCGCCGGTAGCGGGATGGGAGCAACCAACAGCATCAAGGTCCCGATCAGTATCCAAAGCAGCGCCCGCACCGCCCAGAAATGAATCAGCGGACTGGCATAAGAAAAGCCGTGCTGCCGGATACGCCGCCGTAACCACGCATCGTACGCGGCGGCCACGCCCAGGATCAGGCTGAACGGCCACCAGAAGAGCAGGACCGCCAGGCGCTGACAGGCCTGCCCGAGCGACCACCACACCACCTGCACCCGCCCCGCGAGCCAGGGCCAGACCGGGCTGTCCGCCAATTTCTCCAACCCCGCCCCGGCCATCCGCTGATCGGGGACCAGAACGTGGTAACTCCACGCCTCCAAGCCGGTGCGGACGAAACACGCCCGATACCAGCGCACGGCGCGGTCGAGGATGACGTCGGCCTGCGCCGGTCCCACGGCGTCCACCAGCGACGTCAGTTCTTTGGCGCTGACCTGGCGCGTCCAGTCGGTCGGCACCAGGGCGGCGAACAGGATGAACTCCATGACGAAGAGCAGCAGGCCCGCGGCGAGGGTCCAGAGCCAGATGCCCTTGCCGTCGGTGCCCTCATGGGAGTCGTCAAGCATCCTGGGACCCGGTCACCGACGCCAGGTCGCGGCCAGTCGATGGCAGGACGGCACGTAGCCGACGGCCCAGGATGCGCCGTTGGTCGGCCGTCATGACCTGCGCCAGCACCGCATGCTCGGACGCGGCGAGCGCCCCCATGAGCGCCTCGAAGAAGGCCGCAAAGCGCTCGCGATCGGGCACCCCGGCCTTCTTCGCGGCTTTGTGGGAGTTGATCGCGGCCACGGCGATGGTTTGCAGGCGGGCGTAGCGGGCTTCATCGGTGGGATACCCCGCCCAGAGTCCCAGTGCAAGGCGTTCGAGTAGCCCGCGGCTGTCCGGCCAGTCGATCTCGACCTGGGTCAGGGCCTCGCGCTGGGAGCGTTTCAGGGCCGCGTTCAGGTATCTTTTTCCCATAGCATGTTCCATTTGGTTCGGTAGCGTCGCGGCGTCGGGGGCGTCCGGCTCAGCCGCACCGTCGTCCGCGGTGGACGCGCTGGCGGCTGATGGCCCAAGGGGTCCGGCTGACCGCTCAGGAGGAACGGCCAGCAGCGCCGTGGGGCGCGGGTCGCCACCTGGCCCAGTGGCCGGCATCGTGACTGCCGCCTCGGCCGCACCGCGCAGCGCACCCAGGATCGGCAATCGACCCTTGACGATCCGCCCTCCCGAGAGCTTCGCGATGTACTCGAAGTTCGGGAGCTGCCCAAGCCAGGCCGGGCTGAACAACTCCACCTCCTCCTCGACCACGCGCTCGCCGGTGTTGCCGGTATAGAGCACCGGGTTGCTGGCATCGGTGGTGCTGCCATGCGAGCGCATGATGCTGACCACGCGGGTCTTCGGCAGGCTTTCGGCCACGTATTCCTGGGTCTCGGCATCGAGCACGCGCAACGCCACCAGATTGTTGATGTTGCCCAGTACCTGCCGGGCCTTGGCCTCGCTGCCGGTGCGGGCGGCGAAGTCGGCGAAGGTCTGGGCAGCGATCACCAGGCGCAGACCGGCACCACGGCCTTTGTTCAAGAGTTGGATGAAGGGGTCGTTCACCACTTCGGCCGACTCGTCGATGAACACGTTCACCGGACGCGGGCGCCCCTGGTGGTTGTAACGATCACCGGCCACCGCGGCCAGGTCGGCGATGAGGATCGAGCCGATGGCCGACCCGACCATGGTGTCCGACAGCGAGTCCAGACCGACGTAGAGCACTTCGTCGGCGTCGATCACGTCGGCCAAGTTGGTCAGGCGCCGCGGATCAGCCGCCTCGCCCGCGGCCGGTGACAACAGACCCTCCAGGTCCCCGGACGTGAGCATGCTCAGGATCGGCATCAGGCTCGCGACCATCTTGGAGAAGTGCACTTGCTCGCGTTCGTAGAGTCCGAGCAGCCCTTCCAGCACAGTCGAGGGATGGTCGCTGCTGACCCGCTCGCGGTAGTAGCGCACCAGCGCCTTGACCCGGGCAGTTGCATCGCGGGCACGGGCCAGGAGGGTCGCCGCTTCGGTCTCCCAGTCGGGGCGATAGGCGGCGAAGTGCCGCCTCAGCGCCCGTTCAACCAGAGCCTCGGCACCACCTTCCAGGTAGTGGCGCAAACTGACCAGACTCGGTCGCTCCTCGACCGCAAGCAGGCCTTGGACCACATTGCTCAGGGCCATTTGCCCGAAGCTCTTGAAGGGATCGTTGCCGGTCTCCGATGGGATCAGGGCCGCCACCCGGCTCGCCAGTTCGGTGGCACGGTTAAAGCTGTGCAAGGGGTCGATACGCACCGATTCGGCGGGAAAGGCCGGATGGAAATGCACGAAGCGCTCCGGGGTGCCGGCCAGGACGCACGCGCGCTGCGCCGTGTCGCGCAGGTCGCGGTCGCCTTTGGGGTCGATGATCAAGACCGCCTCACCACGCAGTACGGCTTGGGTGACCAGGAGGTCGAAGGTGCGGGTTTTGCCGGCGCCCGTGACCCCGACGATGAGCATGTGCCCGTCGGTATGCGACAGCGGGATACGCAGGTCCTGATCGCGTCCCCCCAAACCGTGCAGCCAGGTCGCACCCATGCGCTGCGGATCGCGCGGGGCAAACAACTCCGGTCCTGCCCGCATGAGGTCCAAGGCGCGTTGCGTGTGGATGGGGAGCCAGTCGAAGCCCCAGCCCAGCCACAGGTCCCCGGACCAGGACGGCAGGCGGGCCGCGAAGTCCTCCGGGGCGATGCACCCCAGCGAGTGTCCGCGCAGCCATTCGTGCTGGCTGGCGATCCGCACCGCACCCCGGACCCAGGTCAGCGCCATGGCGAGCGCCAGCCACGCGAGCCAGTGAAAGGCCCCCGTCGGCAGGCCCCACAGACCCGCGGTGACCGCGGCGACCACGGCCACGACGACCCACAGGATGAGCGCCCGGCGTTCATAGTTGGGGCGCCAGGGGTCGGCATCGGCCGCGGTCATGCGGCGGCGACCGCCGCTCCGCCGTCAGGGGTCATCCGGCAACCGGGCCGGTGCATCAGCGCCAGTTTCAGCGATTGCGGCTTGAGTCCTGCCGCCTGCGCCGCGGCGGCAATGTCCGCGGGCGTCACCACGACCAGGGCGCCCGGCCCGGTCGCACCCGCGGCCGCATGTGCCGCACGGACCTGGGCGATCAAGGCAGTGGCGACTGCGCTCGGGCTCTGTCCGGCCGTCGGCGCCGGACTGGAGGGGGTTGATTCAGGCGCGGTCGCCGTCGGTGTGGAACCGTGGGCGTCTTGAACGGGACCGGCGAGGGCCGACGGTGGCGGATTGCCCTGGATGGCCACAGCCAGCGTCCGGGGCGTACAGAGGTCCAACGCTCCGGCCGGCAGCAAGGCCGCGAAATAGCCGCTCGCTTCGACGTTGAGGGCGACCCCGTGGACCTCGTCACTCATCCGCACGTGCTGGTAGGGCTTCAGGATGTCGACCGCGAGCAGCGCGTCGTCCCACAGGGCCGCCACCTGGACCTCCACGGCGGGGCCAAACCCGTCCAGGCCAGCGGGCGTGCGGACCCAAATCTGATGGCCGGGTTGCTCCGGGAGGTACAGCACGGCCGCGGGCGCGCGCGCGCCGGTGCGGATCGCCGCCGCCAGGGCCAGCAGCAGACGCGCCCCCGTGCCGGGGCGTCGCGCCTGGAACCACGCCGTGGCCGCCGTACGGGGATCGGGGGCCCCCTGGGTGGCCGCGCCGGGGGCAGTTGGTGCCGCCGCCTGGGTCGTCATCGGCCGCGGCTGGCGCAACCGCTCCGCCGCCTGCTCAATGGGGGACAGGACCCGTCCTGTGCTGACCGGGAGCGGCAGCGCGGGAACCGCCGCAGGCCGTCCCTGGTCGGCGGCGGACGGTGGCGAAGCTTCCGCGCCAGCGACGGGCGGGAGGATGTCGGGCACGTCCAGGCGATCCGCCACGTCGTCCACCTCGTCGTCGTCCCACTCCAGCCCCAGACGCCTGGCTTCATCCCGGCGGGCGGCGTCATCCTCGGCCGCCGCTGCACGGTCCATCAGTACCGGGCGCGACCCCCCCTGCGGCGTACCGACCGGGTACCCCAGGACCTGGCCCGGGGTCGGGACCACGGCCCGCACCACGGCCTCGCCAACCAGGCCGACCGGGGCCGGCGCCGGCCCGGACAGCAGATGGTGCGGCGACGACAGGCGCAGCAGGGTCAGCGTGACCGGCTTGCCGTCGCGCGCCAGCGGGGCTGGCGCCAAGCGCCAGTAACGGCGCACCCCGTCGCCCTCCGTGGGGGGAAGCGCATACCGCCGCTCGATCAGCAGGTCCGCCAGCGTATCCGGGTGCCGCGGAATACCCGGGACGCGATCGGCAGCGAGCAGTTGGACGACTTCATCGCCCCCCTGGGGCCAGACCACGTAGAGACTGTCACCCAGCATCCACAGGCGCGCGCCCGGGGTGTTGATTTGCCAGGTACCGGCGCGCACCAGCCGCGCCATGGCGTCGAGCAGGTAGCGCTCAATCGGCACCCCCAGTGCGGTCGCCTGGGGGTCAATGCGGTTGGTCTTCAGATCCCGCTCGACCGAAGCGCGGTCGGCGTTGCTGACCAGTTGGGTCAGCGTCGCCTGCTCGTTCACCCCGGCCACCGCGTCGATCATGGCGTTGCCGATCTCCGGGTCCGCCGCGAACAACATCCTGAACACAT encodes:
- the traL gene encoding type IV conjugative transfer system protein TraL; its protein translation is MADPTEIPKYIDDPPLILLWRVDDLVPIVLCLVIGIFTGSPSTMFKLIILGVLLVRLYSKYRERRPDGHALHFLYWYGLLPLRGRTTPNPFCRRWLP
- a CDS encoding sacsin N-terminal ATP-binding-like domain-containing protein; its protein translation is MSPDQPSPPDVVTETREETLNAYRAKPIQICSDGNRENEERREYAKRTILELLQNVEDALSDGERQGGFFIRLVDRELIVANEGAPFTDRGFRALCTLNYSGKQAHMDRERPRRMIGSKGTGFKSVLNWTDRIELFSGRIAARFDRTEAATKIRQKIGKAGVDKIEEDGPWPDDRMPLLQVPLSPEPDTQSDAQIQVLVSEGWSTIFRFRLLPDKLKLTEVQEALANIDPRQWLFLDKLSRIKVSLDGLLTDWRLDRREHRSSSDNTRCYQLYINKDGHPVAHYQVIRRLLPDSVRPTKSDEVGLAEIGFAYQVDGDDAESAARVANFFATDCLSPFPAIAVHGTFLLKADRSRLAEDDLSYQRTLINALSELLRERLIPGLVSQYGPGALYYLAPRPSNSSGESNVVEAELQQRLVHEVKSTAFVRTIAGSVTAPRDLKLWHHGLGNLLETNPLAAEITGLPHPHWCNGDTSTILCDLGASTLTPREHIRALLGWQPTSPEIAGNAHDTLAQTYQEICWPRYEWKDVEREKKSFINLAHRLTIWRVADGAYRALADSGLDSGAFFEPRADKPTLPNFIRADWLETDFQASLKKRKLWDTQVSRDVRLGQLHGHGRDELLKHAVIPAVEENSHWWLERGNELLLALHSLGCEANETSDVHESLLRKQLGQHIWVPTRHDGWQPADRVYAGADWDNPWAENFVARSDSQRFLLGPPEQLPYGKNIAPVLRFIGVSWTPKWRRHLDDSNDYGTWPKDYASLDAPPNEFSGLAGWPSYWSTVGRLALQKSNQGVATGTVGRWPLVDAWAIEGLEEFIGGLEGIAAGLRALRELWELKAHLSRRKIIVGRRGPNGAKIKKINQFESTPADSFIAWQIKNSRLFSVEPSPLFPDGSAALCDLLIGSGSHGAWLKWLPRPSLAGCDPSDTRDLEAFALDFGARASVNDYSLDQWRGWLSMLAGWPFGEPPINELHGFLGALSRLEAKADGWSRDTRLPCVAADETLVFSPLSELTILDEPRFEGFRSALLMAGHRLLLASVRDGRRLLQMFGREDRAVSALVRLDVAEHRPCGSAQERLRWCECVRSLVLAWFDHAGGPTAAARLRDGWPREIRAHRPLQVNVALTVGGTLGCIDQPFLWVGDILHVGAGEGAGLWDHVAEGLNQKSKLDKLVEDGIVRLLQAVEAAKSPEAGIEFLRIKGIAPDELQRWDQEGPISPEAEPLPSQPPLPQVVTVTNLELRADANTETPVDAQPPKAPSRPAIDRDEHLPTTLPKASSELHHQPTSWTATHRSSPTQTPRTAPVADPETDATPVPIPAVCDAPQAPSPSRHRGQEPQQQGQKAEAWLHARLDELIGGAFEIKLHHRDDFGETDLVIFAAGLEILHIEVKLMTKKSIYWSFGEICKAQFCARREIPYALVILIPEPNEASDTDAGDLSFRVKWISEPVSRLAGGWIDGRVRGEWRWKKLKVPSQTLQALAAWVPSTPPAAEAPSITFVIELGDGDYVGSGLDFVWSLLKVK
- a CDS encoding type II toxin-antitoxin system RelE/ParE family toxin, whose product is MSVARVSFAESALSDLAGIQEWYAEEGVPEVGDRLVAEIFERVEVLADHPDIGRVVPEFDQAFLRELIHPPFRIVYRRDPLRVRIVRVWRSERLLRLPASAKSQDPAG
- a CDS encoding type II toxin-antitoxin system Phd/YefM family antitoxin, with translation MSVKFSEDVVPLTDLKVNPGRVVKHAAEAHRPVLLTSRGRGVAVMQSVADYEHAAEERAFMRAVVVGLADLDAGREVSLAEAKARFGLA
- the traD gene encoding conjugative transfer system coupling protein TraD (Members of this protein family are the putative conjugative coupling factor, TraD, as the term is used for the SXT and TOL plasmid systems.); its protein translation is MTAADADPWRPNYERRALILWVVVAVVAAVTAGLWGLPTGAFHWLAWLALAMALTWVRGAVRIASQHEWLRGHSLGCIAPEDFAARLPSWSGDLWLGWGFDWLPIHTQRALDLMRAGPELFAPRDPQRMGATWLHGLGGRDQDLRIPLSHTDGHMLIVGVTGAGKTRTFDLLVTQAVLRGEAVLIIDPKGDRDLRDTAQRACVLAGTPERFVHFHPAFPAESVRIDPLHSFNRATELASRVAALIPSETGNDPFKSFGQMALSNVVQGLLAVEERPSLVSLRHYLEGGAEALVERALRRHFAAYRPDWETEAATLLARARDATARVKALVRYYRERVSSDHPSTVLEGLLGLYEREQVHFSKMVASLMPILSMLTSGDLEGLLSPAAGEAADPRRLTNLADVIDADEVLYVGLDSLSDTMVGSAIGSILIADLAAVAGDRYNHQGRPRPVNVFIDESAEVVNDPFIQLLNKGRGAGLRLVIAAQTFADFAARTGSEAKARQVLGNINNLVALRVLDAETQEYVAESLPKTRVVSIMRSHGSTTDASNPVLYTGNTGERVVEEEVELFSPAWLGQLPNFEYIAKLSGGRIVKGRLPILGALRGAAEAAVTMPATGPGGDPRPTALLAVPPERSAGPLGPSAASASTADDGAAEPDAPDAATLPNQMEHAMGKRYLNAALKRSQREALTQVEIDWPDSRGLLERLALGLWAGYPTDEARYARLQTIAVAAINSHKAAKKAGVPDRERFAAFFEALMGALAASEHAVLAQVMTADQRRILGRRLRAVLPSTGRDLASVTGSQDA
- a CDS encoding DUF4400 domain-containing protein — protein: MLDDSHEGTDGKGIWLWTLAAGLLLFVMEFILFAALVPTDWTRQVSAKELTSLVDAVGPAQADVILDRAVRWYRACFVRTGLEAWSYHVLVPDQRMAGAGLEKLADSPVWPWLAGRVQVVWWSLGQACQRLAVLLFWWPFSLILGVAAAYDAWLRRRIRQHGFSYASPLIHFWAVRALLWILIGTLMLLVAPIPLPATGVPVGVVVVAVLLGLVLANSQKRL
- a CDS encoding TraE/TraK family type IV conjugative transfer system protein, which translates into the protein MNLQRFLATWAGLTLENRVNRIIILLLIGVNCVLAVTINQTDRTVVLVPPVLEAEVSVARSSASQEVREAWALFVAELLGNVTPSNAEFLIKALEPLLSPALRVDVLRVLDAQVAEIRREKVSLAFEPRAISRDPASGTIYITGTHVTSGPAAKPVNTSRTYALRVEFKNYRPVVVFLDSYPGEPRIGATEGSPR